A genomic window from Sphingobacterium sp. BN32 includes:
- a CDS encoding AraC family transcriptional regulator, with translation MQNCVNHDLLTVFFEFEDSAMFNRAIKRYGLFGLIIGLFFSILCIHVILILNVIILPIPLVYGPMLFFIFKASLQERIDVGTVLLHLTPLISFLILFLLNPTGWYNEVDIPYMLAVFCLLTGYPVYVLFKSSKLKAETTEVNKILFVENLALLGVAAAFFFGLLFFNMIMPFDFDVNPLFVVISLMIISMGLIIWYVYTTRFEAKKEGSPIGEELIHLNLSRETIELYKTKLNSIMESEQLFLDANLSLEGLSVYTNIPKHHISYVINNSLESNFYEWLAKYRIAYSIQLLKSGTDNLKLEFLANLCGFNSRTSFTRYFKQFNGLSPSEYRLKMLQNI, from the coding sequence GTGCAAAACTGCGTTAACCACGATTTATTAACTGTATTTTTTGAATTTGAAGATTCGGCGATGTTTAACAGGGCAATCAAACGTTACGGATTATTTGGACTTATAATCGGTCTCTTTTTTTCCATCCTTTGTATACATGTCATACTGATCTTGAATGTGATCATATTGCCAATACCTTTAGTATATGGTCCAATGTTGTTTTTCATTTTTAAGGCGAGTTTGCAGGAGCGTATCGATGTGGGCACCGTGTTGCTTCATCTAACACCGCTTATCTCTTTTCTGATACTTTTCCTGTTGAACCCCACGGGCTGGTATAATGAAGTTGATATTCCGTATATGCTGGCGGTATTCTGCCTGCTGACAGGTTATCCGGTTTATGTATTATTCAAATCGTCGAAACTCAAAGCAGAGACTACAGAAGTAAACAAGATCTTATTTGTAGAAAATTTGGCATTATTGGGTGTTGCCGCGGCATTCTTTTTCGGCTTATTGTTCTTTAACATGATTATGCCATTTGATTTTGATGTCAATCCGCTATTTGTTGTTATTTCCTTGATGATTATTTCAATGGGATTGATCATATGGTATGTTTATACGACGCGCTTTGAGGCTAAGAAGGAGGGTTCTCCAATTGGGGAAGAGTTGATACATCTGAATTTATCTCGGGAAACAATAGAATTGTACAAGACGAAACTAAATAGCATCATGGAGAGCGAGCAGCTATTTTTAGATGCTAACTTGAGCTTAGAAGGTCTCTCGGTGTATACCAATATCCCCAAACACCACATATCTTATGTTATTAATAACAGTTTAGAAAGTAATTTCTATGAATGGCTCGCAAAATATAGGATCGCCTATTCGATACAGCTCTTGAAAAGCGGTACTGATAATTTAAAATTAGAATTCCTCGCGAATCTATGTGGTTTTAACTCCCGGACGTCCTTTACGCGATATTTCAAACAGTTTAACGGGTTATCGCCATCGGAATACAGGCTTAAAATGTTGCAGAATATATGA
- a CDS encoding AraC family transcriptional regulator, which yields MDRLAQLFLLFLLIHICHAAVFRDLLPGLVYVDRSAPFGLVYGPFLYFAYRAIEQKRITVKQVLWHGMPFLLFLVGHVVFISSYSFRMEFRGEYYIVLYSLMGLSWFFYPVGVFILSNNGANRARLERRIYYYSVILILVSSIFMLTLVLNRIIEKGSADAPSSGATIFFIMLLGSLLGYNYFLGRLRRPLRLEMQSLSGELNTEPFERNLSGLTHAEQQGVKLKIIDYLVEKSYLDTEFSIDKMSKLLNVSKPVIQQFFKLHFNESFLKVINSLRIKEACIYLSDEGFDMNIEELALHCGFNSRASFYRNFNQEMGCSPIEFREKSVVK from the coding sequence ATGGATAGGCTGGCACAGCTTTTTCTGTTGTTCCTATTAATCCATATTTGCCATGCAGCAGTATTTAGAGATCTCCTTCCAGGACTTGTTTATGTCGACAGGTCGGCACCGTTTGGATTAGTGTATGGTCCATTTCTATACTTCGCTTATCGTGCTATCGAACAAAAGAGGATAACCGTAAAACAAGTGCTGTGGCACGGCATGCCGTTCTTATTGTTTTTGGTGGGGCATGTTGTTTTTATTAGTTCCTATTCCTTTCGAATGGAATTTCGAGGAGAATATTATATCGTACTTTACAGCCTCATGGGCCTTTCTTGGTTCTTCTATCCGGTAGGTGTTTTTATACTGAGTAATAATGGTGCAAACCGGGCGCGATTAGAAAGAAGAATCTATTATTACAGCGTTATCCTGATTCTGGTGTCCTCCATTTTTATGCTAACCCTGGTATTAAATAGAATAATTGAAAAGGGTAGTGCTGATGCACCCAGTTCAGGTGCAACGATCTTTTTCATTATGTTGCTAGGAAGCTTATTAGGCTATAATTATTTCTTGGGTCGACTTCGGAGACCGCTGCGATTAGAAATGCAATCTTTAAGCGGAGAACTGAATACGGAGCCTTTTGAACGTAATTTATCCGGCTTAACACATGCTGAACAACAAGGTGTTAAACTGAAGATTATAGACTATCTTGTGGAGAAATCCTACCTCGATACGGAGTTTAGTATCGACAAGATGTCAAAGCTTCTGAATGTTTCAAAGCCTGTTATTCAACAGTTTTTTAAACTTCATTTTAATGAAAGTTTTCTGAAAGTAATCAACTCCTTGCGCATCAAGGAAGCTTGCATTTATTTAAGTGACGAGGGTTTTGATATGAATATTGAGGAACTCGCTTTGCATTGTGGTTTTAATTCTCGAGCTTCCTTCTATAGAAATTTTAATCAGGAGATGGGCTGTTCTCCAATAGAGTTTCGCGAGAAATCGGTAGTGAAGTAA